A stretch of DNA from Acidobacteriota bacterium:
CTACGATTATGACGCTTCCCGTGGATGAAACTACCAACTGCCGCGTAGCGTCCGGGCCATGGAAAACCAGCAAACGCGAACCGCGATAGTCATCCGAGAGCTCAACAACGGATTCTCCGTAGATACGCTGTGCAATCAGCGAGGCTCGCTCACCCACAAGCCGGGACGCAGTCTCGGGGTTCGAATGAGTCTCGATTATCAGCGCAAAATCGGGCTTCAGATGAAGGTAGGCGCCCTCTTCAGTCTCTCCCGCTTTGGACTCAATGCCGGTGATCGCGATGGCGTATTGAGCGCGGCCGGCAACCACGGCTTCGTCGGGACCGAGACCGGAGCGGCCAATCAAGTCTGCCGCGAAGCCAACCTGTCGAAGCTGACTGGAAAGCCCGAGCACCGGCGCCAGTTCGCGCCAGGCCTTCGTGCTTGTCAGACCATCGATCAGATCTGCAAGATTGTTGATCTCGACATACGCCAGAACGTCCTTCGGCACATAGCGATCCATCGCGACTCGGGGCGGGCGGCGCAAAGCGAAGAAACCGGCGACTACCAGACCAACTACGAGGACCGAAGAAGCGATAATGATTTTCTTTCGAGTTAGGGCATCGCGAAGCTTCATAAGGATGAATGTAGCATGGCGGGTGTTCAGCGGTCAGGGTGAAGGAGTCTAGGGGCTGGAGAATTGAAAATTGAAAATTTTCAATTTGCAATTGTCAATTTTCAATTCCGGCTCCCGATCAACCTGTTCCCTCGTGTATAATTCCCGCCGAGCCCTCACAACCACTCAGCCCCGAGAGTGAGAAACCCTTGAGCCAAGACGTGACTAACTGCCCGCGCTGTCAGCGGCGAACGCCTGCCGCTCGCGGCGAATGTATCTACTGCGGCGAGTCATTGCCGTTCGCAAGCATCCAGTCCGCGCCGCCTCAGCGGAACATCGATCCCGCCGATCACGCGTTCAACACAATACTCGAGCCCTTCCCCGCACGCTCCCCCGCGCGCTCCAATGAAAGCGTTGTTGTGGCGTTTGCCTCCGCGCTGCAGCTCGAGCTGGCGGAAGCCGAGGCGTTGATCGGCGCGGAAAAGCCCGTTCCGCTCGCGCGGAGCCGCACTCGCGCTGAAGCCGAGATGATCGTCGCGCTGGTTCGCACATGCGGATTGAGAGCCGTTGTGGTTGCCGATGAAGAAATGCAGCTTGACCGCGAACTTCTCCGCGCGCGCCGCCTCACTTTGACTGACGACCAGATTCGGGTCTTTCACTCCGGCGCGGAGATGACCGTGAACAAAGCCGAAATAAAACTGCTGGTGCTGGGCGAGCTGCGCAACAAGCGTGTGGACTATACGGAGGGCATCGGCCGAAGGAGCGCTCAGCCGGCCAGCGTGCTTGATACGTCCGAGTATCGTTCAGAAGAAACGTTGCTCGACGTTTACACCGCTTCTTTGGATCAGAGTTTCCGAATCAAGTCCGATGCGTTCGACTATTCCGGATTGGTTTCGCCGCTGTCGGTCAGATCGGATATGAACTTCCGGGCGGCGGTCGCGACTCTGCGTGCTGCTACGCCCGGCGCGATAGTTGATGAGGATTTCCCGAAGGTAAGAAGCTTGCTCGAGCATGCATGGCCGGAGCGGACTCGCAATGAATCACGCGGCATCAAGCGGACTGGCTTAGCGTTTCGCGCCGTCGCGCGGGCGAGTTTGATCAGCGACCACCGCGATCAGTTCGATCGCTACTCGAGGCTTATGTTTCTTTCGCTCGCTCGCCGGACAACTTAGGCGCAAAGGATTTGGCCTTGAAACTGTTTAGCTTAAGTTGGGGCCCTATGTTGGGGGGGGGTATCAACTAATCCGCACGACCAGTACTGAAGTGTTGTCTTCGCCACCGGCGGCGTTGGCGGCTACGACCAACTCTTTTGCTGCGGCATTCGGATCGGGGTTCACTAAGAGGATGTCGCGAATCTGATCGTCGCCAAGCATCCCGTTCAACCCGTCGCTACACAGCATCAGCATGTCGCCGCTGATGAGCTTTCGACGCACGATGTCTATCTCGATCTGCTCGTCGGCGCCGATCGAGCGGTAGATCACATTGCGATAAGGATGACTGCGCGCTTCGGTCCGCGAGAGATTGCCCGTGTTGACCATCTTCTGAACAAGCGAGTGATCTTCCGAAAGTTGTTCGAGCCGGTCGCCCGACAGCAAGTAGCAGCGGCTGTCCCCGACGTGAGCAATGGTCAGCACTTCTCCAACCACCATTGCCACTGTCACCGTGGCGCCCAATCCGCGCTCCTGTGGATTGGCAGCCGCGTAAGCCATCACCTCGCGGTTCGCAGCGATCACGGCTTGCTTCAACATCTCAGTGGTAGCCATCTCGTGACCGTTAGCAACCGCCAGCCGCAAGCCTCCAGTCTGAGTGGGCGCGGCAATCTTCTCATCGTGGGTCGACTTGAGCGAAGCCGAGATCAACTTTTCGGTCATCCATTCGGCGACCGCGCGCACTGTGACTCGTGAGGCTACTTCGCCGGCAGCCTCGCCGCCCATCCCGTCCGACACGATGTAGAGCCCTATTTGCGTCTGGACCGATTCGTAATACTGCGTCAGGTTTAGCGCCAGCACGCTGTCCTCATTCAACTCCCGAATCAGACCGACATCGGTGAAATGACCAGATTGCAACAACACCGGCAGATTCAAATCAGTCAGCGCTTCGCGAAGCTCAGCTATGCTTTGAAACCGGTCGCCGGGCTCTTCCGCAATTGCGCGCGCCAGAAGCCGCTCGAAGTTCGGGAAGACTGTAGCGATTGGATAAAGGCCCGACGTGTCGCCCATGGTTGCGCTTTCCCCCGCTAGCAAGAAGTGCAACATCGCGCCAATCGAATAAACGTCGGACCTGACGTCGTAGACTGCGTCGGGGCTGAACAGCTCCGGCGCCGTGAACCCGCGACTCGGATAAATCGGCGCGTCCTGGACCGCGGTGCCTGCCTGCCGCGCACGATCGAAGCCGATCAGTCGCACATGTTTCTCCTGGTCCAGCACGATGCCGTAGGGCTCGAATCCGTTGTAGACCCATCCATGCCGGTGGAACTGCTCCGCAAGCACGCAAAGCTGCAGACCGATCGCGCGCGCTTCCTTCTCATCAGTCTGATCGAAGTGCGCGACGGCCTGCCCACGGATGTGTTCGAGCACTATGTACACGTCGTCGCCGTCGATCGCGTGCTCGATGGGCTTGAACAGCCCAAATCGCTCGAACGCGGGAGCGGCTTCTTCGAGAGAACCGGAAACTCTCCCTTGATCGCTGCCCTCAGGCGTGACCGGCGACACTCCGGCAAGCGGATCGTCGAAGCTCAGCCTCTGCTCGATAATCGTGTGACGTAACGAGGAAGAACCCTGCACCAATGCTTCGTAAGCGTTGTATGTCGGAGCGGTCCAAAGCAGCGATTGAACGATGAAGCGGCCCGCTATGATCTTGCCGGGCTCACACGCGTTGGGGGGTGCCGGTGGCTGGAGCAGGGCAGAGCTGAGCTTCGAGCCGCACGTCTGGCAAAAGGTGGAATCAGGCTCGCTTTCGACTGCACCGCAGTTGGGGCAGGCTTCTTCTAGATGTCCCGATTTTTCGTTCATAAGGAAGGGGGATACTAGGATAACACAAGGTTCCGTTAGTTTGAATCAGCAAATGCCCCGACAGTGCGCATCAGAGTTTCGCGGTGGCTGCATCGCGGCTTCCTACCGACAGCCGAGCACGGGAGCACAGGCCAGGCCGCATAGCGGCTTCCTGTGGATAGACAAGGTCATCACCGGGCAACCCAGCCTTCGAAAGCGTCGCCGGACTCAGCCAGCCGCTATGGGTCCAGCGGAAGCGGCCCACCATGGTGCGCGAGAATCTAACGCATGCCCTCGATGCCACGTCTACTAAGCGTCATTCACGGCATTGTTCCGGCGTCTTCGCCGATCATTCGGTTGCACGAGCGCCATCCCACTCCCCGGCTGCACTCCGCTCGATGCGCTGAAACGTATTTCTTTGACATGGTTTCCTCGCACTCGCTATCATCATGCTTTAAGGACCATGTTAATAAACCGAGTTGGCGGTTCGTTTGCACAATGTGAGGCAATGCGGCGGCAAATCGATCGAGCAGAGGAGCAGAAACAGCGAGCGAGG
This window harbors:
- a CDS encoding protein phosphatase 2C domain-containing protein, which produces MNEKSGHLEEACPNCGAVESEPDSTFCQTCGSKLSSALLQPPAPPNACEPGKIIAGRFIVQSLLWTAPTYNAYEALVQGSSSLRHTIIEQRLSFDDPLAGVSPVTPEGSDQGRVSGSLEEAAPAFERFGLFKPIEHAIDGDDVYIVLEHIRGQAVAHFDQTDEKEARAIGLQLCVLAEQFHRHGWVYNGFEPYGIVLDQEKHVRLIGFDRARQAGTAVQDAPIYPSRGFTAPELFSPDAVYDVRSDVYSIGAMLHFLLAGESATMGDTSGLYPIATVFPNFERLLARAIAEEPGDRFQSIAELREALTDLNLPVLLQSGHFTDVGLIRELNEDSVLALNLTQYYESVQTQIGLYIVSDGMGGEAAGEVASRVTVRAVAEWMTEKLISASLKSTHDEKIAAPTQTGGLRLAVANGHEMATTEMLKQAVIAANREVMAYAAANPQERGLGATVTVAMVVGEVLTIAHVGDSRCYLLSGDRLEQLSEDHSLVQKMVNTGNLSRTEARSHPYRNVIYRSIGADEQIEIDIVRRKLISGDMLMLCSDGLNGMLGDDQIRDILLVNPDPNAAAKELVVAANAAGGEDNTSVLVVRIS